The Nitrospirota bacterium genome includes a window with the following:
- the rsmG gene encoding 16S rRNA (guanine(527)-N(7))-methyltransferase RsmG, which produces METSQELLRKGFLQLGVAHSDSVIAAFITYLRELKKWNRAYNLTALESERDIIIKHFFDSLLYLTFIEEEKSICDVGSGAGFPGIPLAIVRPELAITLVEPSRKKCAFLKHLRRTLGLSSLEIIESRIEDVQDRSFDIILTRALFSIEELIKKAGHLLNRDGFFLLSKGPKLDEETKGLSPSLHYEVKTVPLPFTSLVRNLVKVSERHTPASPAH; this is translated from the coding sequence TTGGAAACAAGCCAGGAACTCCTGAGAAAAGGCTTCCTTCAGCTGGGTGTTGCTCACTCCGACAGCGTCATAGCAGCTTTCATCACCTATTTACGTGAGCTCAAAAAGTGGAATCGCGCCTATAATCTCACGGCGCTGGAGAGCGAGAGGGACATCATAATTAAACACTTCTTCGATTCTCTTCTTTACCTCACGTTCATAGAGGAGGAAAAGAGCATCTGCGATGTCGGCAGTGGCGCAGGATTCCCCGGCATCCCGCTCGCCATTGTCAGGCCGGAGCTCGCAATCACCCTTGTTGAGCCGTCGAGGAAGAAGTGCGCCTTCCTGAAACACCTGAGGAGGACGCTCGGTCTCTCCTCGCTGGAGATCATTGAATCCAGAATCGAGGATGTGCAGGACCGTTCCTTCGATATTATCCTTACGAGAGCGCTCTTCAGCATAGAAGAGCTTATAAAAAAAGCAGGACATCTCCTCAACCGTGATGGTTTCTTCCTGCTCAGCAAGGGGCCGAAGCTCGATGAGGAGACAAAGGGCCTTTCTCCTTCGCTTCATTACGAGGTCAAGACCGTCCCGCTGCCGTTCACCTCGCTTGTGCGAAACCTGGTGAAGGTCAGCGAAAGGCATACGCCTGCCTCTCCAGCTCACTAA
- the mnmG gene encoding tRNA uridine-5-carboxymethylaminomethyl(34) synthesis enzyme MnmG has translation MYKEQDYDIVVIGAGHAGCEAALAAARLGLQTCLFTINLDTIAQLSCNPAIGGLAKGHLVREIDALGGEMAKIADKSGIQFRMLNLSKGPAVRSLRAQADRALYRSHMRHALEHQKNLAIKQGMVEKIVAEEGVVNGVITTLGVFYGARAVVVTTGTFLKGLIHIGLESFQAGRAGEFPSVGLSDSLRALGLQLGRLKTGTPPRIDARSIDFSKTAPQWGDEPPPPFSYATEKITNPQLPCYITYTNRQTHEIIRGSLDRSPLYGGRIKGVGPRYCPSIEDKVVRFSEKERHQVFLEPEGLETTEYYANGISTSLPYDVQVRLVRSIEGLEHAEIMRTAYAIEYDFAFPTQLKHSLEVKGIEGLFLGGQINGTSGYEEAAAQGLMAGVNAALKLKGMPPLVLGRNEAYIGVLIDDLVTKGTSEPYRMFTSRAEYRLLLRHDNADFRLIDKGRRIGLVTDEAYERFLAKKMSMEKEIARLRRERLKPSPELNGALSALGTSALGEDTALDKLLKRPEVRYPVIRSFAPAPAELPPEVESLVEITIKYEGYIQKQLELAEKQSKFEVKRIPEGFSFSAVAGLSSEVIEKLQTIQPETIGQASRIPGITPAAVAILLVAVERYWKQARNS, from the coding sequence ATGTATAAAGAGCAAGATTACGACATCGTGGTGATCGGCGCCGGTCATGCCGGATGTGAGGCAGCCCTCGCTGCCGCACGTCTGGGCCTGCAGACCTGTCTTTTCACCATAAACCTCGACACCATTGCGCAGCTCTCCTGCAATCCGGCCATAGGCGGTCTTGCCAAAGGGCATCTCGTTCGCGAGATCGATGCGCTCGGCGGCGAGATGGCGAAGATCGCCGATAAATCGGGAATCCAGTTCAGAATGCTGAACCTTTCGAAAGGCCCGGCAGTCCGGTCGCTGCGCGCCCAGGCAGACAGGGCTCTTTATCGGTCGCACATGCGGCACGCCCTCGAGCACCAGAAGAATCTCGCCATAAAGCAGGGAATGGTCGAGAAGATCGTGGCAGAAGAGGGCGTGGTGAACGGTGTCATAACGACGCTCGGCGTATTCTACGGCGCGAGAGCGGTTGTCGTGACCACCGGCACATTCCTGAAGGGCCTGATACACATAGGCCTCGAGAGCTTTCAGGCCGGCAGGGCCGGTGAATTCCCTTCTGTCGGCCTCTCCGATTCATTGAGGGCATTGGGGCTGCAGCTGGGGAGGCTCAAGACCGGCACACCGCCGCGTATCGATGCGCGGAGCATCGACTTCTCGAAGACGGCGCCCCAATGGGGCGACGAGCCCCCTCCCCCCTTCTCCTATGCAACGGAAAAGATCACCAATCCGCAGTTGCCCTGTTATATTACGTACACCAATCGGCAGACGCACGAAATCATCAGGGGCAGCCTCGACAGGTCGCCTCTCTATGGAGGAAGGATCAAGGGCGTCGGCCCGCGCTACTGTCCTTCGATTGAGGATAAAGTAGTGCGGTTCTCCGAAAAGGAGCGGCACCAGGTCTTCCTCGAGCCCGAAGGGCTCGAGACCACGGAATACTATGCCAACGGCATTTCGACCAGCCTGCCTTATGATGTACAGGTAAGGCTCGTCAGGAGCATCGAGGGGCTCGAGCATGCAGAGATCATGCGGACTGCCTACGCGATCGAGTATGACTTCGCTTTCCCCACCCAGCTGAAGCATAGTCTCGAGGTCAAAGGGATAGAGGGACTGTTTCTGGGAGGACAGATAAACGGCACGTCCGGGTATGAGGAGGCCGCTGCCCAGGGATTGATGGCAGGGGTCAATGCAGCGCTCAAGCTGAAGGGGATGCCGCCGCTCGTCCTGGGGCGTAATGAGGCGTACATCGGCGTCCTTATCGACGATCTCGTCACCAAGGGAACGAGCGAGCCCTATCGCATGTTCACCTCCCGCGCCGAATACCGTTTGCTGCTGCGGCACGACAACGCGGATTTCAGACTTATCGACAAGGGGCGCCGGATCGGCCTCGTTACCGATGAGGCGTATGAGCGGTTCCTGGCCAAAAAGATGTCCATGGAGAAGGAGATCGCCCGGCTGAGGAGAGAGCGCCTCAAGCCGTCGCCTGAGCTCAATGGAGCCCTCTCCGCTCTCGGCACCTCCGCACTGGGAGAGGATACGGCGCTCGATAAGCTCCTCAAGAGACCGGAAGTCCGTTACCCCGTGATCAGAAGCTTTGCTCCTGCCCCTGCGGAGCTCCCTCCCGAGGTCGAATCCCTTGTGGAGATCACCATCAAGTATGAGGGCTATATCCAGAAGCAGCTGGAGCTGGCGGAGAAGCAGAGCAAGTTCGAGGTGAAGAGGATACCCGAGGGCTTCAGCTTCAGCGCAGTTGCCGGGCTATCGAGCGAGGTTATCGAGAAGCTCCAGACGATTCAGCCCGAAACAATAGGCCAGGCGAGCAGGATACCGGGGATCACCCCCGCAGCAGTCGCCATATTGCTCGTTGCAGTGGAGCGGTATTGGAAACAAGCCAGGAACTCCTGA
- a CDS encoding sigma 54-interacting transcriptional regulator has product MNAPVYEHTVIALRSIIHNENEPLQNISHLLKYDPGLYFSLLKYINSSDKRNDITSISQAITLIGAEGAERFILQQQDAFLDERYHLLWCYAVLAGETAALINERVDLADEDEAFFAGLLPSIGMLLMLEARSSYSKILELLLKVPLEHRVFIEAGLYKSTLIAQLDRNLSAPKVYRDIADLMAAVFSEEGRRRNHLEHPAKLSIAYKSFQLFRLLDAADTAARALLFPAVVEAQEKFRELCKRYFRIPENEIEELMADVMERFEAVCQELNVGELPERFFGSAESYVSPGITFLTKSESLKRVLDEAYAAAREDKNIFIYGESSVGKRLLSVALHRHADNPRQTKPFLAIHCSTLDSETFEMELFGAKGGFLGFEKHKGALELANGGIILLKDIDALPPMLQDRLADILTNDEFYKIGETHPASFDIKFIVTSRVDIVRETREGRFSERLLTAINPVSIPIPPLRERREDIEFIADSIIEKYNLNLTDKALRLGLHEYYDAHAFPDNLRDLKRLLFFLSAKHSLKP; this is encoded by the coding sequence ATGAATGCACCGGTTTACGAACATACCGTGATTGCGCTGAGATCCATAATACACAACGAAAACGAGCCGCTCCAGAATATCTCTCACCTGCTGAAGTACGATCCCGGGCTCTATTTCTCCCTGCTCAAGTACATCAACTCCTCGGATAAGCGCAACGATATCACCTCGATCTCCCAGGCGATCACCCTTATAGGCGCCGAGGGAGCCGAACGCTTCATTCTCCAGCAGCAGGACGCGTTCCTGGATGAGCGGTATCACCTGCTGTGGTGTTATGCTGTCCTGGCTGGGGAGACCGCTGCGCTCATCAATGAGCGGGTGGACCTTGCTGACGAGGACGAGGCGTTCTTCGCCGGGTTGCTGCCGTCCATCGGGATGCTCCTCATGCTCGAGGCCCGATCGAGCTATAGTAAAATACTCGAGCTCCTCCTCAAGGTTCCCCTGGAGCATAGGGTATTCATCGAAGCGGGACTTTACAAAAGCACCCTCATCGCCCAACTCGACAGGAACCTGAGCGCACCGAAGGTCTACCGCGATATCGCCGACCTCATGGCTGCGGTATTTTCAGAGGAAGGAAGACGCAGGAACCATCTCGAGCACCCTGCAAAGCTCTCCATTGCATATAAGTCCTTCCAGCTGTTCAGACTCCTCGACGCCGCCGATACCGCAGCCCGAGCGCTCCTGTTTCCTGCGGTCGTCGAGGCGCAGGAGAAGTTCAGGGAGCTCTGCAAGCGCTACTTCAGAATACCCGAGAACGAGATCGAAGAGCTTATGGCTGACGTAATGGAGCGGTTCGAAGCAGTCTGCCAGGAGCTCAACGTCGGAGAGCTCCCCGAACGGTTCTTCGGGAGTGCGGAGAGCTATGTCTCACCGGGCATCACCTTTCTGACGAAGTCGGAGTCGCTGAAAAGGGTGCTCGATGAGGCCTACGCAGCTGCTCGCGAGGACAAGAATATCTTCATTTACGGCGAGAGCAGCGTGGGGAAACGGCTCCTCTCCGTAGCCCTGCACCGGCATGCCGACAACCCCCGCCAGACGAAGCCCTTCCTCGCCATTCATTGCAGCACGCTCGACAGCGAAACCTTCGAGATGGAGCTCTTCGGAGCCAAAGGGGGATTCCTCGGCTTCGAAAAACATAAAGGCGCTCTCGAACTGGCGAACGGCGGGATCATTCTCCTGAAAGATATCGACGCCCTCCCCCCGATGCTCCAGGACAGGCTTGCCGATATCCTGACCAACGACGAGTTCTACAAGATAGGAGAGACCCACCCGGCCTCCTTTGATATCAAATTCATCGTTACCTCGAGAGTGGATATCGTTAGGGAAACCAGGGAGGGGAGATTTTCCGAGAGGCTGCTCACCGCGATCAATCCGGTGAGCATACCTATCCCTCCCTTGCGGGAGCGTCGGGAAGATATTGAGTTTATCGCGGATTCCATCATAGAGAAATACAATCTCAACCTGACCGACAAGGCGCTGCGCCTCGGCCTGCACGAATACTACGATGCACACGCCTTTCCCGATAACCTGAGGGACCTGAAGCGGCTGCTATTCTTCCTTTCCGCCAAGCACAGTCTTAAACCGTAG
- a CDS encoding lysylphosphatidylglycerol synthase transmembrane domain-containing protein — protein MSDAAPKGSPGIRRYALLLLKLFISSTLLYLLISRIGGSAILGNVRLLNPLSFLGAVALYLLAAYLSTLRWKLLVPCTVGTRRLFSMYMIGSFFNTYLPGGIGGDAVKAYYLSREMIGRQKSGSDRQCPAIEAPLTIAVASVFMDRYIGFGALLLIGMTVFPFGISLLESASSSVPVLWAIPSLLILFIAATIVIFKFSWGRQVQFLQRAYQYFHTHTIRRDTLVTALLYSVALQLLGIIAVYVLAKGLSLNISFLSLLVFLPIIIVFSMIPVSISGIGLREGAFVFLLGGIGVPPERSFTLSLVWFSSVFVAGLWGLFEYLRFKTVLGGKEE, from the coding sequence ATGAGCGATGCTGCGCCGAAAGGCTCTCCGGGAATAAGGCGATATGCACTGCTGCTTCTCAAGCTTTTTATCAGCTCGACCCTCCTCTACCTGCTGATCTCGCGCATCGGCGGCTCCGCGATTCTCGGCAATGTACGGCTTCTGAATCCCCTCTCTTTTTTGGGAGCGGTCGCCCTGTATCTCCTCGCCGCATATCTCTCCACGCTCCGGTGGAAGCTTCTCGTGCCCTGCACGGTCGGCACGAGGAGGCTCTTCAGCATGTACATGATCGGCTCGTTTTTCAATACCTACCTCCCCGGCGGGATCGGGGGAGATGCGGTTAAGGCCTACTATCTGAGCCGGGAGATGATCGGCAGGCAGAAGAGCGGGAGTGATCGGCAGTGTCCGGCGATAGAGGCTCCGCTCACCATCGCCGTTGCGTCGGTATTCATGGACAGGTATATCGGATTCGGCGCTCTTCTGCTTATAGGCATGACGGTCTTCCCGTTCGGGATATCCCTCCTCGAGAGCGCGTCGTCGAGCGTGCCGGTGCTCTGGGCCATCCCCTCTCTTCTGATCCTCTTCATCGCCGCCACTATCGTTATATTCAAGTTCAGCTGGGGACGGCAGGTACAGTTCCTCCAGAGAGCATACCAGTACTTTCATACGCATACAATAAGGCGCGACACGCTCGTTACCGCCTTACTCTACTCCGTAGCGCTCCAGCTCCTGGGGATCATCGCCGTGTATGTCCTGGCGAAAGGCCTCTCTTTGAATATCTCATTCCTGTCCCTCCTCGTCTTTTTACCGATCATCATCGTCTTCTCGATGATTCCAGTCTCGATCTCCGGGATAGGGCTGCGTGAGGGCGCCTTTGTCTTTCTCCTGGGAGGGATCGGCGTGCCGCCTGAAAGGTCGTTCACCCTCTCGCTCGTCTGGTTCTCCTCGGTGTTTGTTGCAGGCCTATGGGGATTGTTCGAGTATCTACGGTTTAAGACTGTGCTTGGCGGAAAGGAAGAATAG
- a CDS encoding glycosyltransferase family 2 protein: MDVSVVVPLYNEEENVEILNARLKEVLDAYGADYEIIYVDDGSNDRTLPLLEEIQRRNKNILVLSLRRNFGQTAAFAAGFDFARGDIVVTIDGDLQNDPADIPRLLEAIKEYDLVSGWRKKRKDPFLSRRLPSMLANWLISRVTGVRLHDYGCSLKAYRREVVKNLRLYGEMHRFIPAVASWYGVRISEIETTHHPRLRGKSKYGISRTMKVLLDLITVKFLQSFSTKPMQFFGPMGVLFGISGFAISLYLSLDKLFRGVNIGGRPLLLLGVLLIIVGVQFVGMGLLGEMLVRVYHESQKKPIYAIKKILGPGR, encoded by the coding sequence ATGGATGTGTCCGTTGTCGTTCCCCTCTATAATGAAGAGGAGAATGTGGAGATTCTGAATGCGCGGCTGAAGGAGGTCCTCGATGCATACGGCGCGGACTACGAGATAATCTATGTCGATGACGGCAGCAACGACAGAACCCTGCCGCTCCTCGAAGAGATACAGCGGCGCAACAAGAATATTCTCGTCCTCAGCCTGAGGAGGAACTTCGGACAGACTGCAGCGTTTGCCGCGGGATTCGACTTCGCGCGGGGCGATATCGTCGTGACCATAGACGGCGATCTCCAGAATGACCCTGCGGATATCCCCCGGCTTCTCGAAGCCATAAAAGAGTACGATCTGGTGAGCGGCTGGCGAAAGAAGCGAAAAGACCCGTTCCTGAGCAGGCGGTTGCCCTCGATGCTCGCCAACTGGCTCATCAGCAGGGTAACCGGCGTCAGGCTCCACGACTACGGCTGCTCTCTCAAGGCATATCGGCGGGAGGTGGTGAAGAACCTGCGGCTCTACGGCGAGATGCACCGTTTCATACCCGCAGTCGCCAGCTGGTACGGGGTGCGCATCTCCGAGATAGAGACGACCCACCATCCCCGGCTCCGCGGGAAATCGAAGTACGGCATTTCGCGCACGATGAAGGTGCTGCTGGACCTGATAACGGTAAAGTTCCTCCAGAGCTTTTCGACAAAGCCGATGCAGTTCTTCGGCCCTATGGGTGTCTTGTTCGGCATCTCGGGGTTCGCCATCTCCCTCTACCTCTCTCTCGACAAGCTCTTCAGGGGCGTCAATATCGGCGGCAGGCCGCTCCTCCTCCTCGGCGTGCTGCTTATCATCGTCGGAGTGCAGTTCGTCGGCATGGGGCTTCTGGGCGAGATGCTGGTGCGGGTCTACCACGAGAGCCAGAAAAAGCCGATCTACGCGATAAAAAAGATCCTCGGCCCCGGCCGGTAG
- a CDS encoding glycosyltransferase family 39 protein: MPFITARGYLLLLPYLGYLLWKTSPGRSGSDPAAISRAHLLWAVVIALFAFLVSDWLGGEIKKIIMRPRPFLVFDDARVLVGKGGSFSMPSNHAINSFAAAVSLFYFTWRKIPPAWAIYPLVLAGLIAFSRVYVGVHYPSDVVAGALFGTSLSLVLIAFFSFCRNRYRTKPYTTVLFGGLVALSIFRIYYILHGPLDLSPDEAHYWEWSRRLDLSYYSKGPMIAYLIYLGTALFGDTVFGIRIMAVIFSALSSVYLYKLVALMYHEKNDSTVGPGSVGQQRLGKDLGAMAALLFQGIPLFAPFGVIFSIDAPFLFFWILSLYLFYKAVAAPGEGRWRDWLAVGVAAGLGLLTKYTMAFFLLSAFLLLLLSDKRSLLKSPKPYGALIVSLLVFSPVLLWNVQHGWVTMKHTAGQAHIAKGLALSFKSFSEFLGSQIGVVTPALFGMMLYALFRLKYTINDLRSKVLFYFSIPIISFFLLKSLQGKVQANWAMTGYITGVVAFIVYFFRSRVRQCPRARYLSLFAVGFALLLTAVSHYPSLLKLPPKMDPSSRLRGWEELGREVGSIKEALGREGEVLIFSDSYQVASELAFYVKGQPKTYAINLGRRMNQYDLWPGINSAAAAARQGNPGGTLQSLDAIFVKIGSGDVPPEVAAACERTERRLFRVYERETLLREYSLFICYNFGALATKQPERY; encoded by the coding sequence ATGCCCTTTATAACGGCAAGGGGCTACCTCTTGCTCCTCCCCTACCTGGGATATCTCCTCTGGAAAACGTCGCCGGGACGGAGCGGCAGCGACCCAGCAGCGATTTCCCGCGCGCATTTACTCTGGGCCGTCGTGATCGCCCTTTTCGCTTTTCTCGTCAGCGACTGGTTGGGCGGCGAGATAAAAAAAATTATCATGAGGCCGCGGCCCTTTCTGGTCTTCGATGATGCACGAGTGCTCGTCGGCAAGGGCGGGTCCTTTTCGATGCCCTCGAACCACGCGATAAACTCCTTTGCGGCTGCCGTATCCCTCTTTTACTTTACGTGGAGAAAGATACCTCCTGCATGGGCGATCTACCCGCTCGTCCTCGCCGGCCTTATCGCCTTTTCGCGGGTCTACGTCGGTGTCCACTATCCCTCGGATGTAGTTGCAGGCGCTCTATTCGGGACCTCCCTCTCCCTTGTGCTCATAGCGTTCTTCTCGTTCTGCCGCAATCGTTACCGGACAAAACCCTACACGACCGTCCTCTTTGGGGGGCTGGTAGCTCTCAGCATCTTCCGTATCTACTATATCCTCCATGGTCCGCTCGACCTGAGTCCCGATGAGGCACACTACTGGGAGTGGTCCCGCAGACTCGATCTGAGTTACTACTCCAAAGGCCCCATGATCGCCTATCTCATCTATCTCGGCACGGCGCTCTTCGGGGACACGGTTTTCGGTATTCGCATCATGGCGGTCATCTTTTCCGCGCTGAGCAGCGTTTATCTCTATAAGCTTGTCGCCCTGATGTACCATGAAAAGAACGATTCTACTGTCGGCCCGGGCAGTGTCGGGCAGCAGCGGCTGGGAAAAGACCTCGGGGCCATGGCAGCGCTCCTGTTCCAGGGGATTCCCCTCTTCGCTCCCTTCGGCGTGATCTTTTCCATAGATGCTCCCTTTCTTTTCTTCTGGATCCTTTCCCTCTATCTCTTTTACAAAGCGGTCGCTGCGCCTGGAGAAGGCCGCTGGAGGGACTGGCTTGCGGTGGGGGTCGCCGCAGGACTGGGGCTCCTCACCAAATACACCATGGCATTCTTTTTACTCTCCGCCTTTCTTCTTCTGCTGCTCTCCGATAAGCGCTCGCTCTTGAAATCGCCGAAACCCTATGGGGCGCTTATCGTGAGTCTGCTCGTCTTCAGCCCCGTACTCCTGTGGAATGTGCAGCATGGCTGGGTAACCATGAAGCATACTGCCGGCCAGGCGCATATAGCGAAGGGGCTTGCTCTCTCCTTCAAGAGCTTCTCCGAGTTCCTCGGCTCGCAGATAGGGGTCGTCACGCCGGCGCTCTTCGGAATGATGCTGTACGCTCTCTTCAGGCTGAAATATACCATCAATGATCTCCGGTCAAAGGTTCTTTTTTATTTCTCGATTCCTATTATTTCGTTCTTTCTATTAAAGAGCCTGCAGGGGAAAGTACAGGCGAACTGGGCGATGACCGGCTATATAACGGGCGTCGTCGCCTTCATCGTATATTTCTTCAGAAGCCGGGTGCGGCAGTGCCCCCGTGCCAGGTACCTTTCGCTCTTTGCTGTCGGCTTTGCGCTGCTCCTCACTGCGGTAAGCCATTATCCCTCTCTTCTCAAGCTGCCGCCGAAAATGGACCCGAGCTCGCGCCTGCGCGGCTGGGAGGAGCTCGGGAGAGAGGTCGGGAGCATCAAGGAGGCGCTCGGCCGGGAGGGAGAGGTGCTCATCTTCTCGGACAGCTATCAGGTGGCGAGCGAGCTCGCCTTCTACGTGAAGGGACAGCCGAAGACCTACGCGATCAACCTGGGCAGGAGAATGAACCAGTACGATCTCTGGCCTGGTATCAACAGCGCTGCAGCGGCAGCGCGACAGGGAAACCCCGGGGGCACGCTGCAATCTCTCGATGCCATTTTCGTGAAGATAGGGAGCGGCGATGTCCCGCCCGAGGTTGCCGCAGCCTGCGAGCGCACGGAGAGGCGGCTCTTCCGGGTGTATGAACGAGAGACGCTCCTGAGAGAATATTCTCTCTTTATCTGTTATAATTTCGGAGCGCTTGCGACAAAACAACCCGAACGCTACTAG
- a CDS encoding FKBP-type peptidyl-prolyl cis-trans isomerase, translating to MATVKKGDTIRIYYTGTLEDGSVFDASREGHPLEFTVGEGELIPGLEEGVIGMAEGETKVIVIPAELAYGPYVKEKVFELERAKIPLDYNLEIGDPLQLYRADGMPVMAKIVGISEKTYTMDCNHPLAGKALIFETTVADIL from the coding sequence ATGGCTACAGTAAAGAAGGGCGATACTATAAGAATTTATTACACCGGTACGCTCGAAGACGGCTCTGTCTTTGACGCTTCGCGGGAGGGCCACCCTCTGGAGTTCACGGTAGGGGAGGGCGAGCTGATTCCCGGCCTCGAAGAAGGTGTCATCGGCATGGCCGAGGGTGAGACGAAGGTGATCGTCATTCCGGCAGAGCTGGCCTACGGTCCGTATGTAAAGGAAAAGGTCTTCGAGCTCGAACGGGCGAAGATTCCGCTCGACTATAATCTCGAGATCGGTGACCCGCTCCAGCTCTACCGGGCTGATGGCATGCCGGTCATGGCGAAGATCGTCGGCATATCGGAAAAAACCTATACCATGGACTGCAACCATCCGCTCGCAGGGAAGGCGCTCATCTTCGAGACGACCGTAGCAGATATCCTGTAG
- a CDS encoding ferritin family protein, with product MNFYRCLICGDPYMGEEKPSNCPFCGAHADYLVPSAEWMDENTSITALSDISRKNLEQTLQLEVNNAAFYRDAMAKTKDVELQGIFKYLSKVENEHASAVKKILKCEAPKPEPGKEVATESDRENLRIARDKEQFASAFYARAAQEAAEPRVKRVFTALSEIEADHIRVDGDLLERK from the coding sequence ATGAATTTCTATCGATGCCTGATCTGTGGCGATCCTTACATGGGAGAGGAGAAGCCCTCGAATTGTCCCTTCTGCGGTGCTCATGCCGATTATCTCGTCCCGAGTGCTGAATGGATGGATGAGAATACGAGCATTACGGCGCTTTCGGACATATCCCGTAAGAATCTCGAGCAGACCCTCCAGCTCGAGGTTAACAATGCGGCCTTTTACCGGGATGCGATGGCGAAGACAAAGGATGTCGAGCTCCAGGGGATATTCAAGTATCTGTCCAAGGTTGAGAATGAGCACGCTTCGGCGGTGAAGAAGATACTTAAGTGCGAGGCGCCGAAGCCGGAGCCGGGGAAAGAGGTCGCCACCGAGAGCGATAGAGAGAACCTGAGGATTGCCCGGGACAAGGAGCAGTTCGCCTCGGCGTTCTATGCCCGTGCTGCCCAGGAGGCAGCGGAGCCGCGGGTGAAGAGAGTATTCACCGCCCTCTCCGAGATCGAGGCAGACCATATCCGTGTCGATGGCGATCTGCTCGAGAGGAAGTGA
- a CDS encoding deoxyguanosinetriphosphate triphosphohydrolase, giving the protein MNIREQTEEIERTILHPRACLSARSKGRAKHEREDDLRTCFQRDRDRIIHSKAFRRLKHKTQVFLAPRGDHYRTRLTHVLEVSQIARTIARALRLNEDLVEAIALGHDLGHTPFGHAGEALLNEIHPGGFDHYLQSLRVVDFLESKGQGLNLTHEVRDGIAKHSKGKGLIISENPKDRPATLEGMVVRLSDVIAYLSHDLDDAIRAGVLKKADVPKEISKVLGESYAKRIDTMVRDAIRTTVAASHGHIGISEELSSTMYRLRDFLFEHVYESETIQRELNKAKGILKALYEYYLEHSDEVAKDVPPEKELDRNKMVCDFIAGMTDSFALMTYDRLFLPQQWTVI; this is encoded by the coding sequence ATGAACATACGCGAGCAGACAGAGGAAATAGAGCGGACTATACTCCATCCCAGGGCCTGCTTGAGCGCCCGGAGCAAGGGGAGGGCGAAGCACGAGCGCGAGGACGACCTCAGGACCTGCTTCCAGAGAGACCGCGACAGGATCATACACTCAAAAGCCTTCCGCCGCCTGAAGCATAAAACCCAGGTATTCCTTGCACCCAGGGGCGACCACTACAGGACCCGCCTCACCCATGTGCTCGAGGTCTCCCAGATAGCCCGGACGATTGCGCGGGCGCTGCGGCTGAACGAGGACCTCGTCGAGGCGATAGCCCTCGGCCACGATCTGGGCCATACCCCCTTCGGCCATGCTGGGGAGGCGCTGCTCAACGAGATACACCCCGGCGGCTTCGATCATTACCTGCAGAGTCTCAGGGTCGTCGATTTTCTCGAAAGCAAGGGGCAGGGCCTGAACCTCACCCACGAAGTCCGCGACGGTATTGCCAAGCATTCAAAAGGCAAGGGCCTCATTATCTCGGAGAATCCCAAGGACCGGCCGGCGACGCTCGAGGGCATGGTGGTGCGCCTGTCGGATGTCATCGCCTACCTCAGCCACGACCTCGACGACGCCATCAGGGCAGGAGTTCTCAAGAAGGCCGATGTCCCGAAGGAGATCAGCAAGGTCCTCGGCGAGTCGTATGCAAAGCGCATCGACACCATGGTGCGCGATGCCATCAGGACCACGGTTGCGGCCAGCCACGGGCATATCGGCATCAGCGAGGAGCTTTCGAGCACCATGTATCGCCTCCGGGACTTCCTCTTCGAGCATGTCTACGAAAGCGAAACGATACAACGGGAGCTCAACAAGGCGAAAGGCATCCTGAAAGCGCTTTACGAGTACTACCTGGAGCATTCCGACGAAGTCGCAAAGGATGTCCCGCCCGAGAAGGAGCTGGATCGGAATAAGATGGTCTGCGACTTCATCGCCGGCATGACCGACAGCTTCGCCCTCATGACCTACGACCGGCTCTTCCTCCCCCAGCAGTGGACGGTGATTTAG